The Terriglobia bacterium genome includes the window GTGCGGCCGTGATCTGCGGAATCTTTTCCAGAGAGTTGCCCGCCTCTTCCCAGCCGCGTACACCATTCTTCAGATAACCGATGACGCGCTCGATGCCGACGCGTGCCAGCCGCAGGCGCGCCTCCTGCGCTTTCTCGTCCGATTCGGCGATGACGATCATCCTGGCGCCGACGCCCAGCACCGTTCCCGCCCACGAGGCGAACTGGCCGCCCAGCCCGATGTTCACCGAACCCGGAACGTGGCCGCGCGCGAAGTCGTCGCCGGCGCGCGTGTCCAGCAGGACGTAGCCGTGGGCTTGCGCCTCGCGCACGTCGTCGGGAGAAAGTGCGGGCAGCGGCGGCAGGTCCTGCAACGCTGCGGCGCCTTCGCGGTTGATGGCCGCGTCCTCGGCAAAATATTGCGGGCGCGGCGGAAGGTGCGTGGTCAGTTCTTGGATGAAGTCGTCGCGGGTTTTCACCTGCAGCGCCGCGTTGGTGAGGCGCTCGGACCCGATGGTGGAGAAGCGGTCGGCGCGCATGTTGCGGCCGCACAGCGAGCCCGCGCCGTGCGCCGGATACACCAGCACCTCGTCGGGCAGCGTAAGCAGCTTCTGGTGGAGGCTGTCGTAGAGGGCGCCGGCCAGTTGCTGCGGCGTGTAGCCCTCGGCCAGGTCGGGGCGTCCCACGTCGCCAATGAACAGCGTGTCGCCGGTGAGCACGGCCCAGGCTTGGTCGGCGCTCTTCTCGCGGTCGACGATCACCAGGCACGTGCTTTCCGGTGTGTGACCGGGAGTTTCCAGCGCCCGGATTTCGACTTCGCCGAACTGGAGCGAGAAGCCGTCGCGCAGGGCTACGTGCGGGAACTTGGCGCCGGCGCGTTCCCCGATGTAGATTTTCGCGCCCGTACGCTGTGCCAGCTCTTTGTGGCCGGAGACGAAGTCAGCGTGCAGATGGGTTTCGAAGATGTGGGCGATCTTCAGGCCGTGCTCTTCGGCGGCCTTGAGGTAGATTTCGATGTCGCGCTGCGGATCGACAATGGCAGCAATGCCGCCGGAGCCGATCAGGTAGGAAGCGTGCGCCAGACAGTTCAGGTAAAACTGCTCGAATTGCATCGCGAGCCACCCTCCCCGACGGACAGCTTATCACCGGAATAGTACCTGGTACCTAAGTACCTAGTACCTGGTTGCAAAAATCGGTTCTTGGGTAGGGCACGGCTTCAGCCGTGCCGCTCGAGGCCGCAAAAATAGTGGGCTTTAGCCCCTGAGGGACATTTTTCTGAAGCGATAACATAATTTTTGTTGCATGGTCCCGGGCCCCGAGGCGCGTTTGTAACTCGGTACTCGGTACTCGGTACTCAGTACTGGTTCGCAACTCGCACGGTACAATCCGGCTAGCGATGTCCACGCCCGCGGAAAACGTAGAGCCCGGAAAACAGGAATCAGCGGGTCGGGGCTCTGCTGCCACCGTCGCGCTGGGAATTCTCCTGAGCCGGATTGCCGGCCTGGTGCGCGATCGGGTGTTCGCCCACTACTTTGGCAACTCCGATGCCGCCGACGCATTCCGCGCCGCGTTTCGCATTCCCAATTTCCTGCAGAACCTGTTCGGCGAGGGAGTGCTGTCCGCTTCCTTCATTCCGGTATATGCGCGGCTGAATGCCGAGCAGCGCCACGATGAAGCCTCGGAAACGGCGGAAGCGACATTCGTCTTCTTGTTCCTGATCACCTCCGTGCTGGTGGTGGTGGGCGTGTTCGCGGCGCCATGGCTGATTGCTGCCATCGCCCCGGGTTTCGCGGGCGATAAGCGCCTGCTCACCATCCGGCTGGTCCAAGTCCTGTTTCCGGGCGCGGGGCTGCTGGTGTTTTCCGCGTGGTGTCTGGGCATTCTCAACAGCCATCGCAGGTTCCTGCTTTCCTACACCGCCCCGATCCTGTGGAATGCGGCGATCATTGCCGCGTTTCTGTGGAAGGGCGGACACCAATCCCAGCCGCGGCTGGCGGTAACGGTCGCCCTGGGGTCGGTGGCCGGCAGCGCGCTCCAGTTTGCGGTGCAACTTCCCGCCGTGCTGCGCTTCCTGCGTCCCCTGCGGATTCCGAAAAGGTTGGGCTCCGAGCACGTCCGCGGCGTGGTGAAGAATTTCTTCCCGGTATTTGTCAGCCGCGGCGTGGTGCAGATCAGCGCTTACATTGATTCCCTGCTGGCCAGCTTTCTGCCCACCGGGGCGGTGGCGGCGCTCAGCTATGCGCAGACGCTCTATGCGCTGCCGGTCAGCCTGTTCGGGATGTCGGTGTCGGCCGCCGAACTGCCTGCCATGTCGAGCGCCCTGGGCAGCACCGAGGAGATTGCCAGTGCGCTGCGCCAACGCCTGGCGCAGGGACTGCAGCAGATCGCTTTCTTCGTGGTCCCCTCGGCCGCAGCGTTCCTGTTTCTGGGCAACGTGGTGGTGGCGACCATCTACCGCTCCGGCCAGTTCACCGCCCGCGACGTGACCTACGTCTGGGGTGTACTCGCGGGCTCGGCGGTCGGATTGCTGGCTTCGACCTCGGGGCGGCTGTACTCCTCGGCGTTTTACGCGCTTCGGGACACGCGCACGCCTTTGAAGTTTGCCGTCGTTCGTGTCGCGCTCACGCTGGCGCTGGGCTATTTTTGCGCGCTGCCGCTGCCGCCTTTGCTCGGCATCGACCGGCGCTGGGGAGTTGCCGGATTGACGCTGTCGGCCGGCGTTGCCGGGTGGATCGAGTTTGTCCTGCTGCGGAGATCGTTGCAGAACCGCATTGGGACCGTGCCCTACTCCATGGCAAGCGTGCTGAAGATGTGGCTCGCCGCGCTGCTGGCTGCGGCCGCCGGATACGGAATCGAGACCGCGCTGCGCGGCCACTCACCGCTGCTGGTCGGGCCCTGCGTGCTGCTGCCGTTTGGTGGAATCTACCTGGCGCTGACCCACTGGATGGGGATTTCGATGATGGAAGGCGTGTGGCGCCGGCTGCGGCGGGTGAGGTGACAGACAGTCGCGAGTCGTGAGTCGTGAGTGCCCGCTCGCAACTCGGGACCCGCAACTCGCTCAGCCGATGCGGCGCATGTTCGCCCAGTCGTAGGGGATCCTCTTCCCACAATCCAGGCAAACGATGTAGTGGCCGGTGCGCGCGCCCATGGGTTCCCATTCGCTGCGGGGGGCAATGGAGTTCACGCTGACGGCGGCAAAGGGCTGCGAAGTGTGCTTGTGGCGGCAGGTCATGGAGAGCAACTGGAGAAATTTTTCAAACATTGGGGAGTACCCGAGTTGCGAGTTCTGAGTTGTAAGTTGCGAGTGCGGACACTCGAACCCACGATCCCTCAGAACTCACAACTCACAACTCAAAACTGTTCCTACGCGCGCGCGCCGGTCGCGGACGTGCCCGTGCCGGTCTCGGCCGGCATGCCGGCATCCTTGGCCTCGCCATTGGCTTTCTGGCCGGGCTTGCGGATGTCAATCCCACCCTTGAAGTAAGCGCCGTCCTCGATGGAGATACGCTGGGCGATGACATCGCCCGTCAGTGAGCCTTCGTTACGGATGTCCACACGGTCGCTGGCCACGAGGTTGCCGCGCACCTTGCCGGTGACGACGATCTCGCGGGCGTTGATGTTGGCGTTGACCACTCCGTTGCGCCCAATGGTGACGCGGTTACCGGAGAGGTTGATGGATCCTTCGACGCGGCCGTCAATGTAAAGCGATTCCGAGCCAGTCACTTCGCCCTTGATGACGAGCGATTTGCCGATGGTCGCCTGATCTTGCGAGGTCATGGAGGCAGTCCTGGGAGCTGCGGCGGAAGTTGGCTCCGCCGGAGGCGTGAAGGTGGGAGCGCTCGCGCGCTGCGGTTCCGGGCTCGGGGTCGGCCCGCCGGTGGCGGGTTGGTTCGTGGGCTTCCACATCGCGATTCAAGTCCTTTCCAAAGGGGGATCGTTGTTTCCGTGCACTTCGCTGGCCAAACCGAATGCCGCGGGGCAGACCGCACGAGATTCGGTTCGTATTCCAACCAAAGCGAGTTGCCCGGTGCCTCCACCGTTGTAGCACATTTTTTCCACCGGTGGACTGCGCAGCACCCCGCAGGGCGGTGTAAATCTTCGCCGCAGGGTGGCAATTGTTATATCCGGGGACGTACCTGCCGGGGAATTTCGTTCGCGCTTAGAAAGCCAGGCTCCAGAGGCAAGGCGCTGCATTACAATTGCCGCTCCCCCATGCCGACCACTCTCCGCGCCTTCGCCAAGATCAATCTCGGGCTGTACATCGGGCCGCGGCGCGCCGACGGGTTTCATGAACTGCGCACCGTGTACCAGACCCTGGATGTCTACGACAGCGTGCGCGTGAGCGCCGGTCCGGGCACCGGCATTGAGATCCGCTGCCAGAATCCGCAGGTACCGCGGGATGAAACCAACACCTGCTGGCGGATCGCGGAACGCGTCATGAAGGCGCTCAAGCTGCGGCGGCGCGTGGTGATCGAGATCGAAAAAAACCTGCCCGTACAGGGCGGCCTGGGAGCGGGATCGTCCGACGCGACGGCCACCATGCTCGCCTTGCTACGCGAGCTGGGCCTGCCGCTTTCAGCCGGCGACAAGCTGGCTATCGCGACCGAGATCGGCAGCGATGTCCCGCTGTTCCTGGTCGGGGGCACGGTGCTGGGCATCGGACACGGCGAGCAGGTGCTGCCTCTGCCCGATTCGCCGCCCATGGCGGTGGCCCTTGCCACCCCCAGCGTAGGAGTATCCACCCCCAAAGCTTTCGCCGATTGGGACACGCTGGCAGCGTCGGAGAATGCCGCGTTGACGCCCGCGAGGGTGGCCAGTAGAATAGATGTGTTCAGCCGCTCGATGTTCGCGTGGCTGGCGGGCTCCTTATCCGGTGTTCCTGTCAAGGACAGGGACCGGGCCGAGACACCGCTTCTCGACCTCGTCCGTGCCGGGATCGAAAACGACTTCGAACGTGTCGTCTTTCCTCAGTATCCCGAACTGCGCGAGGTAAAACGTGTCCTGGAGCGCGAAGGCGCAAGCTACGCGTCGATGTCGGGTTCTGGCTCCGCGCTGTACGGAATTTTCGACAGCCCGGCGGCGGCGAAGCAGGCAGCGAGCGCGCTGCGGGCCAAGGGCATCGAGGCGCGAGCGGCCAGGACGTTGACGCGGCAGGAATACTGGAAGAATTTGGTAATTTCGTAATTTGGCAATTTGGTAAATTGTAGGCCCGGCGAAGACACTGGCGTTTGCCTGGTTCCCGAAAAAATTACCAATTTACCCAATTACGAAATTACCAAACGGGATTGGGCGGTCGACTAATGGTAGGTCAAGTGCCTTTGGAGCACTTTGTCCAGGTTCGAATCCTGGCCGCCCAGCCAGAATTAGTTATCGGTGATCGGTTGTCGGTTCTCGGTCATCGCATCATGGTGTGGAAACCGACCACCGAAAACCGACAACCGAGAACGAATGTACACGGGACAAAAACCGGGCCAGGCAGTCGATCCCACTGAGATGCGTACCGCATCCGCGAGCAATGCTATGGCAACCACGGTGGTTACGACGACGCACGAAAAGAAGGACGCCGGCACACAGCCGAAGGAGCGTAAGCCGATGCGAGGCCGCAGCGACGACCGGCTGAAAATTTTCTGCGGCACGGCGAACCCGGCGCTGGCCGACGAGATCTGCGCCTTTCTCGGCATTCCGCGCGGGCAGACCTACATCACGCGCTTTTCCGACGGCGAGCACTACGTGCAGATTCTTGAGAACGTGCGCGGCGCTGACGTCTTCGTTTTGCAGCCCACCTGCCATCCGGTGGATTCGCACCTGATGGAGCTGCTGCTGATGATTGACGCGCTCAAGCGCGCCTCCGCCCGCCGCATCACGCCGGTGATTCCGTATTACGGATACGCGCGCCAGGACCGCAAGGACAAGCCGCGCTCTCCCATCAGCTCCAAGCTGGTCGCCGACCTGCTGACCACCGCCGGCGCCGACCGCGCCCTGATCGTGGACCTGCACGCGCCCCAGATCCAGGGCTTCTTCAACATCCCGGTGGACCACTTGTTCGCCTCGCCGGTGCTGGTGGGCTATTTCCGGGAACAGGCATTCCCCGACCTCACCGTGGTTTCGCCGGATGCGGGCGGCGTGGAGCGCGCCCGGTTTTTTGCCAAGAAGATGGATTCGGCGCTCGCCATCGTGGACAAACGCCGCGTCGACATCGATGAGACGGAAGTCATGCACGTGATCGGCGACGTCAAGGGCCGCCCCTGTCTCATCCTCGACGACATCATTGACACCGCCGGAACCCTGGTGAAGACGGCCAACGCGCTGCTGGAAAGCGGCGCTACCAAGGTGGTCGCCTGCGCCACCCACCCGGTGCTGTCCGGGCCGGCCATCGAACGAATTTCCACTTCGCCGCTGGAGCAGGTGGTGGTGACCAACACGATTCCGCTCTCCGAGGCGGGACGGAACGAGCCCAAGATCAAGGTGCTCTCGGTCGCCGGGCTGGTCGCGCGCGCGATCCAGTCCATTCACGAAGAGACCTCGGTGAGCAAGTTGTTCGCGTAGCAACGGTCGTTCGGTCTCTCGACCGACTGACCCATCGACCTCATGAAAAGGTTTTGAATATGGCAACGACAGAGATGGAAACAGTGGTAGAAGCGCAGCCCCGCGAGGCGAACGGCAAGAACGTCGCCCGCCGCCTGCGCAAGAGTGGGAAGGTGCCCGCCGTGGTGTACGGCGCCGGCAAGCCGCCCTTGTCGGTGAGCGTGGATCCCAAGCAGATTGCGCGCATCCTGCATTCCGAGGCGGGGCACAACACGATTTTCGACCTGCAAGTCGACGGCGAGCGCACCAAGGCGATGATCGTCGAATGGCAGTACGAGCCCATCAAGGGCTCTCTGCTCCACCTCGACCTGCAGCGCATCGCCATGGACCGGCGCCTGAAGGTGCAGGTGCCGATCTCTCTCCAGGGCGAAGCGGCCGGCGTCAAGCAGCAGGGCGGCATTCTCGACCAGGTGCTGCGCGAGGTCGAGGTCGAGTGCCTGCCCGGCGATATTCCCAGCCACATTGACGCCGACGTCAGCGACTTGGTGTTTGGCCAGTCGCTGCGCGTCTCCGACCTGCCGCTGGACCGGAGCAAAGTGAAGATTCTTACCCCGGCCGACCAGGTGGTAGCGCACGTCACCTCGGTGAAGGAAGAAGTTGCGCCGGCGCCGGAAGCCGTGGCCGCCGATGCTGCCGCCGCGCCCGCCGAGCCCGAGGTCATCAAGAAGGGCAAGCAGGAGACTGCCGAGGAAGGCGCCGAGGCGGTTGCCGAAAAGGCCGAGAAGCCGGAAAAGGCCGAGAAGAAGGAGAAGAAATAGTTTCAGTTTCAGTTTCGAGTTTCAGGTCGTGCTCAACTGAAACTGAAACTGAAACTGAAGCTGATTGACGGCATGAAGCTGGTCGTCGGACTTGGAAATCCCGGCATCGAGTACCAGTTCACGCCGCACAATCTCGGGTTCCTGGCGGTGGACCGCATCGCCGAGCAGTGCGGAACGGAAGTGAGCAACCGCCGCTGCCACGCGCTCACCGGCAAAGCGCGCATCGGCAACGAAGACGTCGTGCTGGCCAAGCCCGAGACGTACATGAACCTGAGCGGGCTGTCGGTGCGGGACCTGGTTGGCGAATTGAAAATTGATCCGGCGCGCGACCTGGTGGTGATTTACGACGAGCTCGACCTGCCCTGGGGCGCGATTCGCGTCCGGCAGCGGGGGAGTTCGGCGGGCCACAAGGGCATGGAGTCGGTGATCGCTGCGCTGGGGACGCAGGAAATTCTGCGTATCCGGCTGGGCACGGCGCCCGATTTTGCGGTCAGCGACGGCGCCAAGTATGGGCTGTCGCAGTTGAAGAAGTCGCAGTTCGAGGTGGTGGACCAGGAATTGGATGCCGCCGCCGAAGCGGTGAAGGTGATTTTCACCGAAGGCCCTGCCGCGGCGATGAACCGCTTCAACCGCAAGGCGAGCGGCGCGGCGGCGGAAGAGGATTGAAAACAAGTTTCTTGTTTCAAAGTTTCACGTTTCACGTTGTCGAGAGCTCAATGCAAGGCAAGCGGCCATGCAGCGTGAAACTTGAAACGTGAAACCTCAATTTTGCTGATAGCTGAAAGCTGAGAGCTGACAGCTTCAGCAGGAGAAGGCGAATGCAACGTACCTATGAACTGATGTTTATCGTCCGGCCCGATATCGTGGACGAAGAGCTGGACCGGCTGATTTCGACGCTGGAAGCGCAAGTGAGCACCGCCGGCGGCACGCTGAAGAATGCGGAACGCATGGGCAAGCGCCGCCTCGCCTACCAGGTGCGCGGATTCCAGGACGGCATGTATGTGCTGTTCACCATTGAAGGCTCCGGCGAGGTCGTCCGCGAGCTGGAACGCCGCCTGCGCGTCACCGAGCCGGTGATCAAATTCATCACCGTGCGGGTGGACGAAGAGCTGAAGCGGCTGGGCAAGATCAAGGCCCTGCGCGACGCGCGCGTCAAGGCGAAACCCGCCCCCGCGCCCGAAGCCGCAGACGCCGGCAGTGAAGCAGCGCCGGCAACGGCGTAACAGCAGTTTCAGTCTCGAGTTTCAGTTTCAGTTGGCGCGGCCTCACACAGAGCCGCTGCCCTGAAACAAGCGTTAAAAGCGAACCGACTCGAAACTGAAACTGAAACTGAAACTTGAAACTGTTTTAGAGAGGAATCATGGCAGACGAAACCACCCGTACTCCGGCTCCGGCCAATGGCGGCGAGCAGACCGCGACCGCGACCGCGACCGCGACCGCCGCCCCCACGCAGTCCTCAGGGCCCGGCTATGGTCAGCGCGGACCGCGCCCGCAGCGCCCCGGAGGTTCCCGCGAAGGCGGCCGCAAGTATTTCCGCCGCAAGAAAGTGTGCAAATTCTGTGTCGAGAAAATCGACGCCATCAACTACAAAGATGTGCGTCTGCTGGCACAGTTCGTCGCCGAGAGCGGCAAGATCGTGCCCCGGCGCCTGACCGGCGTTTGCACGCCGCACCAGCGGCGGCTTTCCACCGCCATCAAGCAGGCGCGCAACATCGCTCTGCTGCCGTTTGCGGGACGCGCCTAGTGGTCAGTGGCTAGTGGCCAGTGTTCCGTAGCCGGTAGTGCCGGGATCATCGGCGCTTCAGATCACCCGATCATCCGATCACCGGATCACCCGATTTTGGAGAGATTGCCATGGAAGTGATACTGAAAGAAGACGTGCCCAAGCTGGGCTCGCGCGGCGACGTGGTCAAAGTCGCCGAAGGATACGGGCGCAATTTCCTGCTGCCCAAGAAGCTTGCCATTGAGGCGACGCAGGCGAACAAGTCGGGCGCCGCTCAGGCACTGCCGATGCTCACAGTGCCCTGGAGCACTGCTCAGAAGTGTGGTTCAGAGTGTGCGGCAAAGTCGATCAGCGCGCACGGCGGCCGCGATCTCCAAGATGTGGGGGTGCGGCGGTGCCC containing:
- a CDS encoding MBL fold metallo-hydrolase, producing MQFEQFYLNCLAHASYLIGSGGIAAIVDPQRDIEIYLKAAEEHGLKIAHIFETHLHADFVSGHKELAQRTGAKIYIGERAGAKFPHVALRDGFSLQFGEVEIRALETPGHTPESTCLVIVDREKSADQAWAVLTGDTLFIGDVGRPDLAEGYTPQQLAGALYDSLHQKLLTLPDEVLVYPAHGAGSLCGRNMRADRFSTIGSERLTNAALQVKTRDDFIQELTTHLPPRPQYFAEDAAINREGAAALQDLPPLPALSPDDVREAQAHGYVLLDTRAGDDFARGHVPGSVNIGLGGQFASWAGTVLGVGARMIVIAESDEKAQEARLRLARVGIERVIGYLKNGVRGWEEAGNSLEKIPQITAAQLRERLEQLTVLDVRREPEWQSGHIEGAHWHALDDFPRALPSLDRDAPIAVHCKGGYRSIIAASLLRRAGFRNVTDVLGGYDGWVAESKVTVTAK
- the murJ gene encoding murein biosynthesis integral membrane protein MurJ, translating into MSTPAENVEPGKQESAGRGSAATVALGILLSRIAGLVRDRVFAHYFGNSDAADAFRAAFRIPNFLQNLFGEGVLSASFIPVYARLNAEQRHDEASETAEATFVFLFLITSVLVVVGVFAAPWLIAAIAPGFAGDKRLLTIRLVQVLFPGAGLLVFSAWCLGILNSHRRFLLSYTAPILWNAAIIAAFLWKGGHQSQPRLAVTVALGSVAGSALQFAVQLPAVLRFLRPLRIPKRLGSEHVRGVVKNFFPVFVSRGVVQISAYIDSLLASFLPTGAVAALSYAQTLYALPVSLFGMSVSAAELPAMSSALGSTEEIASALRQRLAQGLQQIAFFVVPSAAAFLFLGNVVVATIYRSGQFTARDVTYVWGVLAGSAVGLLASTSGRLYSSAFYALRDTRTPLKFAVVRVALTLALGYFCALPLPPLLGIDRRWGVAGLTLSAGVAGWIEFVLLRRSLQNRIGTVPYSMASVLKMWLAALLAAAAGYGIETALRGHSPLLVGPCVLLPFGGIYLALTHWMGISMMEGVWRRLRRVR
- a CDS encoding polymer-forming cytoskeletal protein, whose translation is MWKPTNQPATGGPTPSPEPQRASAPTFTPPAEPTSAAAPRTASMTSQDQATIGKSLVIKGEVTGSESLYIDGRVEGSINLSGNRVTIGRNGVVNANINAREIVVTGKVRGNLVASDRVDIRNEGSLTGDVIAQRISIEDGAYFKGGIDIRKPGQKANGEAKDAGMPAETGTGTSATGARA
- the ispE gene encoding 4-(cytidine 5'-diphospho)-2-C-methyl-D-erythritol kinase, giving the protein MPTTLRAFAKINLGLYIGPRRADGFHELRTVYQTLDVYDSVRVSAGPGTGIEIRCQNPQVPRDETNTCWRIAERVMKALKLRRRVVIEIEKNLPVQGGLGAGSSDATATMLALLRELGLPLSAGDKLAIATEIGSDVPLFLVGGTVLGIGHGEQVLPLPDSPPMAVALATPSVGVSTPKAFADWDTLAASENAALTPARVASRIDVFSRSMFAWLAGSLSGVPVKDRDRAETPLLDLVRAGIENDFERVVFPQYPELREVKRVLEREGASYASMSGSGSALYGIFDSPAAAKQAASALRAKGIEARAARTLTRQEYWKNLVIS
- a CDS encoding ribose-phosphate pyrophosphokinase — its product is MRTASASNAMATTVVTTTHEKKDAGTQPKERKPMRGRSDDRLKIFCGTANPALADEICAFLGIPRGQTYITRFSDGEHYVQILENVRGADVFVLQPTCHPVDSHLMELLLMIDALKRASARRITPVIPYYGYARQDRKDKPRSPISSKLVADLLTTAGADRALIVDLHAPQIQGFFNIPVDHLFASPVLVGYFREQAFPDLTVVSPDAGGVERARFFAKKMDSALAIVDKRRVDIDETEVMHVIGDVKGRPCLILDDIIDTAGTLVKTANALLESGATKVVACATHPVLSGPAIERISTSPLEQVVVTNTIPLSEAGRNEPKIKVLSVAGLVARAIQSIHEETSVSKLFA
- a CDS encoding 50S ribosomal protein L25 — protein: MATTEMETVVEAQPREANGKNVARRLRKSGKVPAVVYGAGKPPLSVSVDPKQIARILHSEAGHNTIFDLQVDGERTKAMIVEWQYEPIKGSLLHLDLQRIAMDRRLKVQVPISLQGEAAGVKQQGGILDQVLREVEVECLPGDIPSHIDADVSDLVFGQSLRVSDLPLDRSKVKILTPADQVVAHVTSVKEEVAPAPEAVAADAAAAPAEPEVIKKGKQETAEEGAEAVAEKAEKPEKAEKKEKK
- the pth gene encoding aminoacyl-tRNA hydrolase, with translation MKLVVGLGNPGIEYQFTPHNLGFLAVDRIAEQCGTEVSNRRCHALTGKARIGNEDVVLAKPETYMNLSGLSVRDLVGELKIDPARDLVVIYDELDLPWGAIRVRQRGSSAGHKGMESVIAALGTQEILRIRLGTAPDFAVSDGAKYGLSQLKKSQFEVVDQELDAAAEAVKVIFTEGPAAAMNRFNRKASGAAAEED
- the rpsF gene encoding 30S ribosomal protein S6, with the translated sequence MQRTYELMFIVRPDIVDEELDRLISTLEAQVSTAGGTLKNAERMGKRRLAYQVRGFQDGMYVLFTIEGSGEVVRELERRLRVTEPVIKFITVRVDEELKRLGKIKALRDARVKAKPAPAPEAADAGSEAAPATA
- the rpsR gene encoding 30S ribosomal protein S18, which produces MADETTRTPAPANGGEQTATATATATAAPTQSSGPGYGQRGPRPQRPGGSREGGRKYFRRKKVCKFCVEKIDAINYKDVRLLAQFVAESGKIVPRRLTGVCTPHQRRLSTAIKQARNIALLPFAGRA